The segment GATCTTAATTTCATTATATCCTCTTTCAAAATCAACCTACTAAATTTTAGAAGGTACTAGTATTTTATGCACATGTAATGtacaacttaattaattaagaataataataataataataataataaaagagaagaaaattatttttagttacacGAGGAATGCACTTTAtgatagtattttatttatttatttaagagaaaattacacttttcctCCCAAACTATCACCCGGATTATGTGAAACCAATTTTGGTATAatttcatcttttaattttagGTGTAAGGATCCAGCTCAATCAATTGGTCCAGAAGTCACATGCAAGCAATTTCGGTTAAACTTAACACCAAAATAGAAGAGAGGGAGTTAAgtgagttttaaaattttggggtcaaTTGTGCGTTTTTGGGTAAAGTGAAATCATGATGACAAGTTAGGGTGGAAAAATATAATTCACCATTTCTTAAAcatataatagttttttttttttaactattttttgcGGAAATTTTGGCAATTCAATTTCACTTGAAACAGATATGTTAATCATTTTAATGTGTCACATAAcatcaagagaaagaaaaaataataataataataatgaaaaaaatataataaaaacaagagGTGCACTTGGTGCATATACAATTGTAAGAcgcaacttttattttaaagtatattttattatatgatttggatataagtttatatatgatatatatatatatatataatatatatataattttatttgtaatttctttACTGAGGAGAATTATATGAATACTTATCACATAATTTCAGACTCTAATATAGTATACCTGGAGGTTTCATAATTTCACATggaagtgttttttttagatgattttTAATCACAacttatgtaaattttttgttacttttagTTAATAATAACTCATTGAAGATGCAAATTGAAATGATTTTAAAAGTTAATGgttttagttataaaaaaattttaattttagagtttaatttgaaaccacCCAAAACTATAAggaaaatatgtaatttttcaaaatctttgatGAAGAGTAGTTAGTTGGCCTAGAGTGTAGGCACTTAGTGCAACCATGACATTTAAAACCAAACTTTCATGATATGAAATATGATACCAGGGCTTGTTGAAAAAAATGGGCaattaaatgtataaaaaaaaaaaaagaataagaaataggGACATACATGTAACATGTGGCCTACATTAACCACAAGTGCATGAGGGAGAGGCTCAATTGCAAACCATTGTCCATCTTTTAAGACTTGTAGCCCATGCGATTCCCCTTGGAGAAGAAAGGTTATGACTTATGAGGTTAACAAACATCACTATGTTTAGGCAATCCCAAGGTCAGACTCGGATCCGGGCAAGAAGGGTAGTGATTTATAGCTGATGACGttgaaaattgtcaccaatgggtcacaccgtactcgcgactcgaatcgaacctgcacgacaagaACAATCGACGGACGTCCTTCacagagcaccggtgtggtgccggccaaaggttctccgacggtcaagttagaattattcttgttttacttagagcgttagagagggtcaattaaagcgtacctcgattacTGTGGGTATTAGACCTTTTATAGTGATAgagggttgacttttcctttttggttttcacatcttttcaatgtgggactctagtcccaattcttctaagcgtggtgagcaaggattcccgTTTCCGAATCATGGGCCCTTATTGGGCCTGTCAGCGATGGACCTTCAACGCGCGTGGGATAGCCCTTGCACAGGCCCAACAGTCCCAACCCGTCAGGCCCGTTCAGGTGGGCCCTTAAGAACGGCCGTCAGGCCCGTTCAGGCGGGCCCGTCAATCAGGGCCGTCATGCCCGTTCAGGTGGGCCCGTCAAGCAGGGACGTCATGCCCGTCCAGGTGGGCCCGTCATGTATTCCGCATTTCTAACcgtcttcagttgcccccttcaccccaatggtccgcCAGTTTTTAGGATAtaggatcaatggggtgacgatccTAAAGTGAGGGTATGACGGGTATTTTTACGACGGAAGGAGGCTCATGTGATGGGGAGTTTAAAGTTGTCATAACGGGTTTGACGGATCAACACAAGATAGGATGACGGTTCAAATGAGGAGTCCGTCGATTACACCAATTACAAACAGGCTGTACGAAGGTAATTAATGCCGATGACACGTGTTGCAAGCTGATTGGACCTTGTCTCGGatcgaagcgacgcttcgactTCCGTGCATCTCTCTTATAAATAATGGAGAGATTCCTCTCATTTCTTCAGATTCAGTAGAAATCAAGCTGTCAGAGCTCACCCGTCACCCTTGTCAGAGCGTACCCGTCGTAATTTGCTGATCCGTTCATTTACCTTAGTCGTCAACGCCATCCTTCGTCACTTCGTTGGCAAAACTGGTAAGTCCTCTTCTTAAAACTAatacttgttttaattttccttacaaTCCACATCCGTTATAGACACATAGACCGTCAGAGTCTTAGGCTCTTGTCATTTcgtgtaggaaatgtctagtgcgtcgagTAATCAGTCAGTTATTCGTGACGGGGTggattacgaggaagtatatCCGTCCAGTCAACGAGAACAAGGTAGTCCAGATGATAGTAGTCCGTCCACATCTTCCTCGTCCTCAACATATGAGGATCTGGAGGTGGTTGATCCAGACGAGGGACCTGGTGTTGGTGAGGATCAAGTTGTCAGATCCGTCATTGGTGCTGATGGGCTTAGGAAGTTCGtcatgctaccagagtggacggtgaatTTCTTCACGTCCGTTATCAAGGAAAAGCACTTTAAGACATTTAGAGATAATTACCAACTTCCAGAGAATGTTACGATCCGTCTACCCTACAAATCAGAGAGGTGTTACTATGACGGGGTAGAGGGAGTCGGGGTGTATGAGCAAATGTTGAAGGTCGGACTTAGATTTCCATTGAGTTCGCTTCACCGTTTGCTCCTCCGTCAGCTGGGGTTATCTGTGAACCAGATTTCCCCTAACGCTTGGAGAGTTTTTATAGCGATGGAGGTACTGTACGGTGCCATGTCCAACGGAGAAAGGAGGCTGACGGTTAGGGAGTTTTTCCACTACTACCGTTCGGACGAGATTGACAAATCCAGGGGGATTTATAGCTTCGTCCCTAGGAGTCCGTTGCTGAAAGTAATCTATGATACGCCGGACTCAAATAGGGATTGGAAGAGTCGGTTCTTCTTCCTAGAAGGCGACGGTTGGATGGGTCGTCCTGGGGAGACAGAtttcatgcccgtcgacactaCTTGGGGCATATTGGATCCGTCTAGTATGGACTATCCTCCAAACTCTAACATTactaagtttctttttttttttttttttttttttttttttttttttgaatataatctaaccgtcctctttcttcttttgcagtTAGACGACGGCCCCAAATTGACCTTGAGGAGTTTGCTTTCATTGAGAAAATCCTTAAAAAGACcaagccggaggaaaggacttgggcgaagcTGGTAACACTAAATACCATTCACTGGTATTGCGACGGACCGGAACCTACAGCGGCTGCCGTCAAGTACGAAACACAGATAAGGAGACGTAAGTTCGTCACCCTTTAGTTAAAGAAATTGTgcatcttattttttgttaattaactCCCCCGTCCACGTTTCAGAGATGGACGATGCCAAGAGAAGAGCCTTGATTCGGTCAAAGGCTGCAAAGAAGACTGCTGACGACACTCCTCCTGCGACGGGCCCAAGCAATCCGTCTGCTAAGCGGAAGACTCAGCCCAAAGCGGACCGTCAGGCCAAGAAGGCCAAAGTGTCTCTAGATCCCGTCGTGGGACTCATGGCGGAGCCTCCGAAGACGGTCACTCCAACCAAGCACGGGGTTGGCAAGGGTTTGATGAAAGGCCCGTCGAAGGTTGACGAGAAGCCGCCCGTCCTTCTTCGAGAGGATTCTAAGCATGCCTTAGAACAGATTTCCTCCATCATCTCGGCGGAGGATTATGAAGACTTAGGCAACcactcgacggaggccatgggggagacgggcctgTTTGCCATCACACAGGTAAGATAGTTCGTCTACTATTCAAATGCAACTTAAATCATCTGTCGAAAGTTTGTTTTATAACTGTTGTGATTTTTCAGGcaatggtcatgatgaaggggctgatgggacggtGCCTCAGCCAAGAGACGGCTTTGGATCGTGTACGGGCCAAGGCGGAGAAGAcggaggaggaactcctccaaCTGCGAAACTGGAGacctaaaatagagaaaaagcttGAGCTGTCGGAGAAGGCAAGGAAGAGCCTTGAACAGACGACGGAGGAGGCAAAGAAGGCTCTAGAGAGCAAGGACAAAGAGATAGCCGAGCTGAAGAACGAAGTCCGTCAGGCTAAGGACGCGGCGGTCCGTGAATACCGTGACTCCGACGCCCTAATCACTGAGCTGGGCGATTCTTTCCATCAGGGCTTCATGGATGCCCTCCGTCAAGTCAGGCAAGCTTATCCAGACGTGGACCCTTCCAAGTTCAAAGTTGAAGACCCGGTCCAGTCATCCGTCGTGCCTGTTGCCTCTGAGGATACAGACGACCTCTTTGATGTCGACGACGCCGTTGTTGACGGGGCGCCTGCACCAGCAAAAGATGACCAAGCTGAGGCTGACACGGAGACAGTTCCACAGCCCGTCGATAATGCGGACAAGGCTCAGTagaaggatttttatttttattttattatttttctttttggaacaATTCTCATCTGTTGTTGATGATGTGTAAACATTGCCGTTTAATGGCCTATTTTGTTAAATGAATCCGTGcacttcattttatatgttttgaattttgtcgTTGCTTGACCTGTTTACATCCGCTTGCGTATGAGTATGTttttgatcttaaaaacttATTCTTTGCAAGACCTGTGGAATGCTCCGTCCATCTTTTTGATACTACTTTGTTATGTAAGATGATTAGTCCGTCTTCTTTGCTTCATCTTAATTCCGTCCACGTTGTGGACGATCCGTCCAACCTGTGAACTTTAAGTGGTCATTTTGTGGACTAAGTTATCCCCATTTAGTATAGTCCGTCCACCTTAtggtgatcgtccttgtaggatgatccgtccatcttgtggacttaaggtggACTTGAAGTGGTCGTCCATGCAGGATGATCtgtccatcttgtggacatAAAGCGATCGTCCTTGCAGAATGGTCCGTCCAGCTCGTGGACTTATATTTTtcatccgtccatcttgtggacttaaggttatcatccgtgtaggatgatccgtccaccttgtggacttaaggttgtCATCCCtgtgggatgatccgtccaccttgtggacttagggtgatcgtccttgtaggatgatccgtccatattgtggacttcatattgtatccgtccatcttgtggactttaaggttatcatccctgtaggatgctccgtccattttgtggacttagggtgatcgtccctgtaggaatatccgtccatcttgtggacttaaggttatcatccatgtaggatgatccgtccaccttgcggacttagggtgatcgtccacgtaggacgatccgtccatcttgtggacttcatagtttatccgtccatcttgtggacttaaggttatcatccctgttggatgatccgtccaccttgtggacttagggtgatcgtccttgtaggacgatccgtccatcttgtggacttcatagtgcatccgtccatcttgtggactttattttctgctcgtccatcttgtggacttatggTTATCacccctgtaggatgatccgtccaccttgtggacttcattttgtTTCCGTTAACTTTGTGGACAATCGCAATGACATACAttcaagtagaagatcaaaattgcatctgactatagaaatgcgtaaaggaaaagtgcctgcccccttgggcttaaaaaaggcacgtcaatattgtagcaaaaatataGTTAAACAGTTGAAAGAAAAGttaataatgccaaaaagtcttaaaagaaaaactggttgtcgtgtcgctatcactggtagtatttcctcaagtgctcggcattccacggatgtggtagcttttctccgtctattgtctccaggtggtatgtccctttccttttccacgacgtaactctgtagggtccttcccagttggggcctagttttccctgtgtagggtctctagttgtacccatggccctcctgagtacgaggtctcctacttggaagcttctttgtcggacccgggagttgaaatgtctggacatgcgatcctggtatctagcgatcctctgCTCTGCTGCCGACCTGACCTCATCTataaggtccagctgtagcctcatggatttgtcattccttccctcgtcgtggttgtgaaccctgtagcttgtgagcccaacttccgctgggatgactgcctcgctcccgtatgtcagtcgaaacggtgtctctcctgtcggagtcctcgccgttgtcctatatgcccacagtatgcttggcagttcttctggccatatgccctttgccccctcgagccgagtcttgataatctttagcagggatcggtttgtgacctcaacctgaccgttagcctgaggatgggcgggggacgagtagtggttttttattcctagctgtgagcagaaatcacggaaggggccgttatcgaactgcctcccattatctgagacaaggactctaggaataccaaacctacatactatgttccgccagacaaaacttctaatgttcttttctgtaatggtggccaaggcttccacttctacccatttcgtgaagtagtcaatgcccactaccaagaactttagctgccttatcgccgttgggaaaggtcccatgatgtccagtccccactgagcgaacggccatggagccgttatgggggttagctcttcagctggctgtccgataaaattgctgaacctctggcatttgtcgcatcttttaacgtaagactcagcatccttttgcatggtcggccagtaatacCAAGCTCGTAAcagtttgtgcaccaacgaccgcgatccagaatgattcccgcatattccttcgtgtacttccctcatcacgtagtctgcctcttcaaccccgagacatcttaggtaaggacgggagaaacctctcttgtaaagaatgtcttttatcaagacgaaccttgccgctcggacttttaactttctcgctgcctccttttcttcaggcaatatcccgtcctttaggtatgaagttatctgcgtagtccagtttctttcggagcgtatctcctgcatgttgtcggggtctattagcggaaagatttgaacaaaggaaagcacattacccggtgttatcatatgttctgctgaagcggctttggctagccgatcagcgggctcattgtctcccctggggatctggacgaatattgcttttagcccgtcgactctagccctcacttgatcaagatatctcttcaacctttcccctttgcattcataatctccgtttacttgattggtcacgacttgagagtcgcaatgcacgaccacactttcagctccggcagctttggctaggtcgagtcctgctgctaccgcttcgtattctgcttcattgttggtaatggggaagtcgagacggaccatagaTTCAATctcgtctccttcaggtgacagcaatactatgccggctcctccaactcgcttattggatgatccgtcggtgtagatgttccactgggggggttcttctgcccctttgtccgcgtcatgcgtaaattctgctatgaagtcggctacagcttgtcctttaatggccacacgtggacggtatttgatgtcaaactcactcaattctatcgcccacagcgtcagtcgacccgcggcctcaggattacttagtgcccttcgcaagggcttgtcggtcatgacgttcacggtatgggcttgaaagtagggcttgagcttgcgagccgccgtgaccaacgcaaaagcgagtttctcaataggttggtatctttcctcggcaccgcggagcgcccggctggcgtagtacacgggcttctgtgccctgtcctcctctctgattaaggccgcaCTGACGGCCACAGTGGAGacggccaaatagaggaagagctcttcacctggttgcgaggggctcagtagaggtggtgaagatagataggtttttaactcctcgaatgctcgttgacactcgtccgtccattcgaatgactttttcaatgttcggaagaaaggtaaacatttgtccgtcgctctcgacacgaatctattcaatgccgctaccttgccgttaaggctctgtacttccttcacgtttctcgggggggccatctccattatggctcggattttgtccgggttagcttcaatccccctttgagataccatgaatcctaggaattttcctgccgttacgCCAAACGCGcactttcctggattgagcttcatgttgtaggatcgaagtgtgccgaatgtttccttgagatcttccaagtggtcttcctccttccggctcttcaccagcatgtcgtcgacataaacttggacattcctcccgatttgctgtgcgaacatcttgttcattagtctctggtatgttgcccctgcattcttcagaccaaatggcattactttgtaacagaagagaccttgactggttacaaacgaagtcttctcctggtcgtcctcgtgcatgcggatctggttataacccgagaaagcatccatgaagcttagcaattggtgttgagccgtcgagtccactaggatgtcgacccttggaaggggatagctatctttggggcatgctttgttaagatcggtgaagtccacgcacatccgccatttgccactcgttttcttcaccattaccacattcgccagccaatcggggtagtagacttccctgatgaagcttgcatcttggagtttgcggacctcttccgctattgcttggtctcgttccggggcgaatactctcttcttttgtcgaacgggtggaaacgagggcaacacgttcaacttatgtaccatgaccgagggatcgattcttggcatatcgtcatggctccaggcgaacacatccttattgcttctcaagaaaGCCACGAGATCTTGACGGATTGAGGGTTTtgcaagcgttccgatcctggtggttcggtctggattggaaccgtcgagagttatctcctctagcttctctgtaggttctgtcgtcgttcggtgttcttctatgttcaaggcctggatctggtcttccacctccatcatagctacgtagcattctcgtgcggcaatttgacttccgcgtagctctcctaccccatactctgttgggaacttgatcatcaggtggtaagttgatgttgccgccttccacgagttgagcgtgggtcgcccaataatagcattgtaggctgacgagcaatcgaccaccaagaatgttacgtccttggtgatttgttgtgggtaatctcctaccgtcaccgataacgtgactgcgcccaaagggaatattctactccctccgaaaccaacgagcggggcgtttgttgGTATCAGCAGCTccctatcaatcctcatttgttggaacgccggataatacaagatgtcggccgaactaccgttgtcgactaacactcggtggatgttgtagtcgcctgcccgcaaggtgacgacgagggcatcgtcgtgtggatggtgtagg is part of the Quercus robur chromosome 9, dhQueRobu3.1, whole genome shotgun sequence genome and harbors:
- the LOC126698392 gene encoding uncharacterized protein LOC126698392, producing MDDAKRRALIRSKAAKKTADDTPPATGPSNPSAKRKTQPKADRQAKKAKVSLDPVVGLMAEPPKTVTPTKHGVGKGLMKGPSKVDEKPPVLLREDSKHALEQISSIISAEDYEDLGNHSTEAMGETGLFAITQAMVMMKGLMGRCLSQETALDRVRAKAEKTEEELLQLRNWRPKIEKKLELSEKARKSLEQTTEEAKKALESKDKEIAELKNEVRQAKDAAVREYRDSDALITELGDSFHQGFMDALRQVRQAYPDVDPSKFKVEDPVQSSVVPVASEDTDDLFDVDDAVVDGAPAPAKDDQAEADTETVPQPVDNADKAQ